The Macaca fascicularis isolate 582-1 chromosome 1, T2T-MFA8v1.1 genome includes a window with the following:
- the SRARP gene encoding steroid receptor-associated and regulated protein, with protein MAPSEDRRDWRANLKGTIRETGLETSSGGKLAGHQKTVPTAHLTFVIDCTQGRQLSLAATASPPQAPSPSQGLVTPPMKTYLVFCGENWPHLTRVTPMGGGCLAQARATLPLCRGAATAASFPVSPLCPQEVPEAKEKPVKAVPVRSSPWGTVKDSLKALSSCVCGQAE; from the exons ATGGCCCCCTCAGAAGACCGCAGGGACTGGAGAGCCAACCTCAAAGGCACCATCCGTGAGACAGGCCTGGAGACCAGCTCTG GTGGGAAGCTGGCTGGGCATCAGAAGACTGTCCCCACGGCTCATCTGACTTTTGTTATTGACTGCACCCAGGGGAGGCAGCTCTCCCTGGCAGCAACCGCATCACCACCCCAAGCCCCCAGTCCCAGTCAAGGGCTTGTCACCCCACCAATGAAGACCTACCTTGTGTTCTGTGGAGAAAACTGGCCCCATCTGACTCGGGTGACCCCCATGGGTGGGGGATGCCTTGCCCAGGCCCGGGCCACCCTGCCGCTCTGCAGAGGGGCTGCCACCGCAGCTTCCTTCCCGGTCAGCCCGCTCTGCCCCCAGGAGGTTCCTGAGGCTAAGGAGAAACCTGTGAAGGCGGTGCCTGTGAGGTCTTCGCCTTGGGGAACAGTCAAGGATTCGCTGAAAGCCCTCTCCTCTTGTGTCTGTGGGCAGGCGGAGTAG